The following are encoded in a window of Astyanax mexicanus isolate ESR-SI-001 chromosome 6, AstMex3_surface, whole genome shotgun sequence genomic DNA:
- the fbxo43 gene encoding F-box only protein 43, translated as MESAGRMKSLNLLKPHCPSTHMDLYTPRIERSKTTHVDLDTPRGKWGSIERSQVSVCLDSLLDTPKENFELSSSLSLHKCERPKDLEKDLKKEQVLQTGLWETPKVTKKSVSLRRRLLMSKSATDGKKTPGCRESRLQGHVGIANFYSPDMSPTMPLSYSTLKADSMAICCRQRQHMFSQAITSTLEGSRSGGNSPVLRSGGSFSEHDLNESIISGLLVSEMPETPQSGNFAPLAKENFQTPINNLAANLCESLSVLSTPSHTPISKLDANASEDSGFSSLGLDKSQDSSIDDGSFQEMMQPWASHSKEKRRSRLDRQRRLSTLKEGGSQSEEDHRAQQVAAQHMKDEDVFLEATPVGAASVKLQDLSLTPALQMVHAMSQRSTRILTKHPSLDELLRVSTLEGPIETTLPLSGLIGRKMGLGKMDILTELSKRNLRHVLAIILKLLSSQDIYMCGQVSEAWGDIIMQDKRACRRKKLYEREMKIALEMGSAARVPDAETRLNLACRSALSSVQAQAKTPIMSAHTPAARRTYTPLQHMTPQSSTKRQEFLQVAKTLFSDECLKPCPRCQHPARCHSARGEGVCSWADCLFHFCTSCLCSYHGSRDCAHLTKRRSRKDLLPGSAQSKRNVRRL; from the exons ATGGAGAGTGCTGGTCGGATGAAATCCTTAAACCTCCTGAAACCCCACTGCCCCAGCACACACATGGACTTGTACACTCCCAGGATAGAGAGGAGTAAAACTACACATGTGGATCTAGACACCCCAAGGGGCAAGTGGGGGAGCATAGAGCGCAGTCAAGTCTCTGTTTGTTTAGACAGTTTGCTTGATACACCAAAGGAAAACTTTGAGCTGAGCTCATCTTTGAGTTTGCACAAATGTGAGAGACCCAAAGACTTGGAAAAGGACCTCAAGAAAGAGCAAGTGCTGCAGACAGGTTTGTGGGAGACGCCTAAAGTAACTAAAAAGAGCGTTTCACTGCGCAGACGTCTCCTCATGTCCAAATCTGCCACAGATGGTAAAAAAACACCAGGCTGCAGGGAATCTCGTCTACAAGGACATGTAGGCATTGCAAACTTTTACTCTCCAGACATGAGTCCAACAATGCCTCTGTCCTACAGCACTCTAAAGGCTGATTCCATGGCCATTTGTTGCAGACAACGACAGCACATGTTTTCTCAAGCGATAACTTCGACTCTTGAAGGTAGTAGAAGTGGAGGGAACAGTCCTGTGCTGCGGAGTGGAGGTTCCTTCTCAGAACACGATCTTAATGAGAGCATCATATCGGGGCTGCTTGTTTCAGAGATGCCTGAGACGCCCCAAAGTGGTAATTTTGCACCTTTAGCAAAGGAAAACTTCCAGACCCCCATTAACAATTTGGCTGCAAACCTTTGCGAGAGTTTAAGTGTCCTAAGCACGCCTTCACACACACCAATCTCCAAGCTAGATGCTAATGCTTCAGAAGACAGTGGCTTCAGCTCTCTAGGTCTGGATAAATCTCAGGACTCTTCCATAGATGATGGCTCTTTTCAGGAGATGATGCAGCCATGGGCATCCCACAGCAAAGAGAAGAGGCGTTCACGGCTGGATCGACAGCGAAGGCTGTCCACACTAAAGGAGGGGGGATCCCAGTCAGAGGAAGACCACCGAGCCCAGCAGGTGGCAGCACAGCACATGAAGGATGAAGATGTTTTCCTGGAGGCAACTCCAGTGGGAGCAGCTAGTGTGAAGCTGCAAGACCTGTCTTTGACCCCAGCCCTCCAGATGGTGCATGCCATGAGCCAGCGCAGCACGCGCATTCTGACCAAGCACCCCAGTCTGGATGAGCTGCTCCGGGTCTCAACTCTAGAAGGACCCATCGAAACTACACTGCCCCTCTCTGGCCTCATTGGTAGGAAAATGGGTCTGGGGAAGATGGACATCCTCACTGAACTTAGCAAGAGGAACCTCCGCCATGTACTAGCAATCATTCTTAAGCTCCTGTCCTCACAGGACATTTACAT GTGTGGTCAGGTGTCTGAGGCTTGGGGTGACATTATCATGCAAGATAAAAGAGCTTGTCGCAGGAAGAAGTTGTATGAGCGAGAGATGAAAATTGCACTTGAG ATGGGTAGTGCGGCCAGAGTTCCAGATGCTGAGACCAGGTTGAACCTGGCGTGCCGATCTGCTCTGAGCAGCGTCCAGGCCCAAGCTAAAACACCAATCATGAGCGCACACACTCCTGCTGCCAGACGCACTTACACCCCCTTACAGCACATGACCCCTCAATCCAGCACCAAACGTCAGGAGTTTCTACAG GTGGCCAAGACCCTGTTCAGTGACGAGTGTCTAAAGCCCTGTCCTCGCTGTCAGCACCCGGCTCGTTGTCATTCTGCACGTGGAGAGGGTGTTTGTAGCTGGGCCGACTGTCTATTCCACTTCTGTACCTCCTGCCTGTGCTCCTATCATGGCTCACGAGACTGTGCTCACCTGACTAAACGCAGGAGCAGGAAGGATCTTCTGCCTGGCAGTGCCCAGAGCAAGCGCAATGTGAGGAGATTGTGA
- the spag1b gene encoding sperm-associated antigen 1 yields the protein MSLDTISSSPLHTQPASLTTHSVPVEHLDYKYIEKCSDLKYLEKILGVLRSGKEGIYPHLTEFCEKHVEKLDPRSRALRKENFPATSASFSKDEWDQITNELQTWENEIKINDVELNKQLFFCNDVNIPPVRGSNCSIQKVTYSGDKAYSKTRHLPRSYQDWDKFDVEKECAKIDETLTTNESAAIIDDSLLKIQSKIDTTGLTEQEKVVLANREKDKGNEAFRAGDYEEAVTYYTRSVYIMPMTTAYNNRAQAEIKLQRWYDVLSDCERVLQLEPHNTKALLRRATAYKQLENLQMAHDDINAVLRSEPNNMSAQRLLEEISKKINAHIHHKPNKGKKLLIQEVEDDDDDDDDDGDEKDDMPCAGGQSAGENRQAAVRGGMGNAQKKAHSGGARGPTANKYKVKAEGEPAAVANRKNLANGNSTAQPANGRPDSPGEERTESTCASGALPPPLARLKNEGNQLFKNGQFGDALEKYTQAITGFTEAAIDSPEDLCILYSNRAACYLKDGNSSDCIADCSRALELQPFSLKPLLRRAMAYESLERYRKAYVDYKTALQIDSSIQAAHDSVNRITRLLIEQDGAEWRQKLPEIPAVPVSLRQHHTAATSSTHLHKENDTQEAARRAEARFTSLKTEGNELVKKGQYQEAVGKYSECLKLKSDECAIFTNRALCFIKLKRFAEAKQDCNSALNLESSNKKAFYRRALANKGLKDYEACSSDLQEVLRLDTSVQEAQQELDEVTALLKQQRATGSPSQPRRDITITEVEDYDEEGDAVKSSSDGEQKSTSQTINLQPSNAYEFGQALNAARSLNDTAACAQLLRTVPPDSLPQYVSTQLDGHTLSFIMKTLDTHLLASEPGVVYQLLDHLHTTERFSMVLMMLNPDERRQMTQLFEHLCSVDCEDFSQNDIKNLANKYI from the exons ATGAGTTTGGACACAATATCCTCATCTCCCCTGCACACACAGCCTGCCTCCCTCACCACACATTCAGTCCCAGTGGAGCACCTAGACTACaaatatattgaaaaatgttCAGACCTAAAGTATTTGGAGAAGATCCTTGGGGTCCTAAG GTCAGGCAAAGAGGGCATTTATCCCCACCTGACTGAATTCTGTGAGAAGCACGTAGAGAAGCTTGATCCCAGGAGTCGTGCACTGAGGAAGGAGAATTTTCCAGCTACATCAGCCAGTTTCTCTAAAGATGAGTGGGACCAAATTACCAATGAGCTGCAG ACCTGGGAGAATGAGATCAAAATAAATGATGTAGAGCTTAATAAGCAGCTATTTTTCTGTAACGATGTAAATATCCCACCTGTCCGAGGGTCCAACTGCTCCATTCAG AAAGTGACCTACAGTGGAGACAAAGCATATTCAAAGACACGTCATCTCCCCCGATCCTACCAAGACTGGGACAA GTTTGATGTTGAAAAGGAATGTGCTAAAATTGATGAAACTTTGACAACAAATGAATCTGCTGCCATTATCGATGACAGCCTTTTAAAAATTCAAAGCAAAATAGACACAACAG GTCTTACAGAGCAGGAAAAAGTTGTTTTGGCAAATCGTGAGAAGGACAAAGGCAATGAGGCCTTCAGAGCAGGTGATTATGAGGAGGCTGTGACCTACTACACCAG GAGTGTATACATCATGCCAATGACTACAGCGTATAACAACCGAGCACAGGCAGAGATCAAACTGCAGCGCTGGTACGACGTGTTGAGCGACtgtgagcgggtgctgcagctgGAGCCACACAATACCAAAG CTCTGCTGCGTCGTGCCACAGCATACAAGCAGTTGGAGAACCTGCAGATGGCTCATGATGACATTAATGCTGTTCTTCGCTCTGAGCCAAACAACATGAGTGCACAG AGACTGCTGGAGGAAATCAGTAAGAAAATAAATGCTCATATACATCACAAGCCAAACAAGGGAAAGAAGCTTCTCATCCAGGAAgtggaagatgatgatgatgatgatgatgacgatggtgATGAAAAAGATGATATGCCATGTG ctggtgGTCAGAGTGCGGGAGAGAACAGGCAGGCTGCAGTGAGAGGAGGAATGGGCAATGCGCAGAAGAAGGCACACAGTGGGGGGGCGCGGGGGCCAACCGCCAACAAATACAAAGTGAAGGCAGAGGGAGAGCCGGCAGCTGTAGCTAACAGGAAAAATCTAGCCAACGGCAACAGCACAGCTCAGCCAGCCAACGGCAGGCCGGACAGTCCAGGGGAGGAGAGGACCGAGTCAACCTGTGCCTCTGGAGCCCTGCCTCCACCTCTGGCCCGGCTAAAAAACGAGGGCAACCAACTCTTCAAGAATGGACAGTTTGGAGACGCTCTGGAAAAGTACACACAGGCTATCACAGGGTTTACGGAAgcag CCATCGACAGTCCAGAAGACTTATGTATACTGTACTCAAACAGAGCAGCCTGCTACCTGAAAGATGGCAACAGCTCTGACTGTATAGCTGACTGCAGCAG GGCACTGGAGTTACAGCCATTCTCTTTGAAGCCGCTCCTGAGAAGGGCGATGGCATATGAGTCTCTGGAGCGTTACCGCAAAGCCTATGTGGACTATAAAACCGCACTGCAGATTGACAGCAGCATCCAGGCTGCCCACGACAGCGTTAACAG GATCACACGGTTGCTGATAGAGCAGGATGGTGCTGAATGGAGACAGAAGTTGCCAGAGATTCCAGCAGTTCCAGTATCATTACGACAACACCACACAGCGGCTACTTCCTCCACCCACTTACACAAAGAGAATGACACTCAAGAAGCAG CCAGGAGGGCTGAGGCTCGTTTCACTTCCCTGAAGACAGAAGGGAACGAGTTAGTGAAGAAAGGGCAGTACCAGGAGGCAGTTGGAAAATATAGCGAATGCCTTAAACTCAAATCGGACGAATGTGCAATCTTCACCAACAG agctCTCTGCTTTATTAAACTGAAGCGATTTGCTGAAGCCAAGCAAGATTGTAACTCCGCCCTGAACCTTGAGTCTTCCAATAAAAAGGCCTTCTACAGACGTGCATTGGCTAATAAGGGCTTGAAG GATTATGAGGCGTGCAGTTCAGATTTGCAAGAAGTGCTGCGTTTGGATACTAGTGTACAAGAGGCTCAGCAGGAGCTGGATGAGGTGACTGCTTTGCTGAAGCAGCAAAGAGCCACAGGGTCTCCCAGCCAACCACGCAGGGACATCACAATCACTGAG GTGGAGGACTATGACGAGGAAGGAGACGCTGTGAAGAGCAGCTCAGACGGAGAGCAGAAAAGTACCAGTCAGACCATCAACCTGCAACCCTCCAACGCATACGAGTTTGGACAAGCACTGAATGCAGCCCGTTCCCTTAACGACACAGCAGCCTGTGCCCAGCTGCTTCGCACTGTACCACCCGATAGTCTTCCTCAGTATGTGAGCACACAACTGGATGGTCACACACTCAGCTTTATCATGAAGACACTGGACACACACCTGCTGGCATCTGAGCCAGGTGTGGTTTACCAGCTCCTTGACCATCTGCACACTACAGAAAGATTCTCG ATGGTTCTGATGATGCTGAACCCGGATGAAAGGAGGCAGATGACGCAGCTGTTTGAACACTTATGCTCAGTGGACTGTGAGGATTTTTCTcaaaatgatattaaaaatctgGCCAACAAATACATCTGA
- the malsu1 gene encoding mitochondrial assembly of ribosomal large subunit protein 1 codes for MLKALRRSHCALSRLLSGAGRAADQEGPRRRLWGALSAAALMNSASGPGFTTLHPSLTPRPGASGGTELSSSSRAENPVNSPQLGSLSFNLDLLVSLLRQENAEDICVIKVPEEIRYTEFFIVVSGSSTRHLRAMAQYTIKVYKFLKRDSDPHVHIEGKDAEDWMCIDFGSMVVHFMLPATRETYELEKLWTLRSYDEQFSSIPNQSIPADFIYDAETK; via the exons ATGCTGAAGGCGCTCCGCCGCTCGCACTGCGCTCTGTCTCGGCTGCTGAGCGGAGCCGGTAGAGCCGCTGATCAGGAGGGTCCGCGGCGGCGGCTGTGGGGCGCGCTGAGCGCAGCAGCGCTGATGAACAGCGCGAGCGGCCCGGGCTTCACCACGCTGCACCCCTCACTCACCCCCCGCCCTGGAGCCTCCGGAGGGACCgagctcagcagcagcagcagagcggaGAACCCAGTGAACAGCCCGCAACTCG GGTCATTAAGTTTTAACTTGGATTTGCTGGTGTCTCTCCTCCGGCAGGAAAACGCTGAAGACATTTGTGTGATTAAAGTACCAGAGGAGATCAGATACACAGAGTTCTTCATCGTAGTCAGTGGGTCCTCAACCAGACACCTGAGGGCCATGGCACAGTATACCATCAAAGTG TACAAGTTTTTAAAGAGGGATTCTGATCCACATGTGCACATTGAAGGTAAAGATGCTGAGGACTGGATGTGCATAGACTTTG GATCTATGGTGGTGCACTTCATGCTACCGGCAACCAGAGAAACATATGAGCTGGAGAAATTGTGGACATTGCGTTCTTATGATGAACAGTTTAGCAGCATTCCAAACCAAAGCATCCCAGCAGATTTCATCTATGATGCTGAAACCAAATGA